A window from Salvia miltiorrhiza cultivar Shanhuang (shh) chromosome 2, IMPLAD_Smil_shh, whole genome shotgun sequence encodes these proteins:
- the LOC131011853 gene encoding beta-galactosidase 16-like isoform X3: MVLWFYMQNFTTKIVNMMKSENLYASQGGPIIVSQIENEYQNVEKAFGDKGPSYVRWAAAMAVGLNTGVPWVMCKQDDAPDPVINSCNGMMCGETFVGPNSPNKPAMWTEDWTHFYDNYGNTTKVRPAQDIAYHVALFIVKMNGSYINYYMYHGGTNFGRNASAFMLTSYYDQAPLDEYGLIRQPKWGHLKEMHAAVKLCSQTLLYGTKTNFSLGSRQQAYVYNGGNGECAAFLVNTDAASDAEVRFQDQTYRLPRKSISILPDCKTVAFNTAKVSSQYSTRTMKPVVKLDSPERWQEFDEAIPSFSDTLLRSDSLLEQMNTTKDASDYLWYTASYQQSEELQSVITVDSRGHVLRAFVNEVFFGSRHGIYRNQSFTLETDAPFKSGVNNISLLSIMIGLPDSGPHMEGRASGLRNASIGDKDLTYYSWGYQVGLVGEKLQLYTEEGSSKAEWSKFNHSSQQLKWYKSNFDAPEGADPVALNLGSMGKGAAWINGESIGRYWISFPQPNGSPSQIWYHIPRSFLKPTNNLLILFEEEAANPLGVSVDTVSVTRVCGHVSDSSPPPVISYQMKRGRRPKVRLRCPKSKNISNILFASFGSPLGDCSSYAAGRCHSTSSFNVVERACLGRRMCSVPWSYRSFGGDPCPGVSKDLLIEAECQ; this comes from the exons ATGGTCTTATGG TTTTACATGCAAAATTTCACGACCAAAATAGTAAACATGATGAAATCGGAGAACTTATACGCCTCACAAGGGGGGCCCATCATAGTTTCCCAG atTGAAAACGAATATCAAAATGTGGAAAAAGCTTTCGGCGATAAAGGGCCGTCGTATGTCCGTTGGGCTGCGGCGATGGCCGTGGGCCTCAACACCGGTGTGCCGTGGGTCATGTGCAAGCAAGATGATGCTCCAGATCCAGTG ATTAATTCCTGCAATGGGATGATGTGTGGAGAGACATTTGTTGGACCAAATTCACCAAATAAGCCAGCAATGTGGACAGAAGACTGGACACATTT TTATGACAATTATGGCAATACCACCAAAGTGAGACCAGCTCAGGACATTGCATACCATGTTGCTCTATTCATAGTCAAGATGAATGGGAGCTACATAAACTATTACATG TATCACGGGGGCACCAATTTCGGAAGGAATGCATCCGCGTTTATGCTAACTAGTTACTACGATCAAGCTCCATTGGATGAATATG GTTTGATCAGGCAGCCAAAATGGGGTCATCTCAAGGAGATGCATGCAGCAGTTAAGCTGTGCTCACAAACACTACTTTATGGAACTAAAACTAATTTCTCTTTAGGTTCACGGCAACAg GCCTATGTCTACAATGGTGGAAATGGAGAATGTGCAGCATTTCTTGTGAACACAGATGCAGCAAGTGATGCAGAAGTCCGATTTCAAGATCAAACGTATAGACTTCCACGTAAGTCGATTAGCATCTTGCCCGACTGCAAAACTGTCGCGTTTAACACGGCCAAG GTGAGTAGCCAATATAGTACAAGAACAATGAAGCCAGTTGTGAAGTTGGACTCACCAGAGAGATGGCAAGAATTTGATGAAGCTATTCCATCGTTCAGCGACACCTTGCTCAGGTCGGATTCACTGCTCGAGCAGATGAACACCACCAAAGATGCATCTGATTATCTATGGTACACTGCCAG TTATCAGCAATCTGAGGAGTTGCAGTCTGTGATCACTGTAGATTCTCGTGGTCATGTATTGCGCGCATTTGTGAATGAAGTATTTTTTG GTTCAAGACATGGGATCTATAGAAATCAAAGCTTCACTTTAGAGACTGATGCCCCTTTCAAAAGTGGAGTAAACAACATCTCCTTGCTAAGCATTATGATTGGCCTACCG GATTCAGGGCCACATATGGAGGGTAGAGCTTCTGGATTGCGAAACGCGAGCATTGGAGATAAAGACTTAACTTATTATTCATGGGGATATCAG GTTGGATTAGTAGGAGAGAAGTTGCAGCTTTACACAGAAGAAGGATCAAGCAAAGCAGAATGGAGCAAATTTAACCACTCTTCTCAGCAACTTAAATGGTACAAG TCAAATTTTGACGCGCCTGAGGGGGCTGATCCTGTCGCGCTGAATCTGGGCTCGATGGGGAAAGGTGCAGCTTGGATCAACGGTGAAAGCATCGGGCGCTACTGGATCTCCTTTCCCCAACCTAACGGCTCGCCTTCACAAATATG GTACCATATACCAAGATCCTTCCTGAAACCTACAAATAACCTCCTAATACtatttgaagaagaagctgcTAATCCCTTAGGCGTATCAGTAGACACTGTCTCAGTAACAAGAGTGTGTGGGCACGTCTCAGATTCCAGTCCACCTCCAGTGATTTCGTATCAGATGAAACGGGGGAGAAGACCTAAAGTCCGGCTCCGTTGCCCTAAAAGCAAAAACATCTCAAACATCTTGTTTGCAAGCTTTGGAAGCCCTTTAGGTGATTGCAGCAGTTATGCTGCTGGGAGATGCCATTCAACCAGCTCTTTCAACGTCGTGGAGAGA GCTTGTTTAGGGAGGAGGATGTGCTCGGTTCCTTGGTCGTACAGAAGCTTTGGAGGTGATCCATGCCCCGGAGTTTCAAAAGATCTGTTGATCGAGGCCGAATGCCAGTGA
- the LOC131011853 gene encoding beta-galactosidase 16-like isoform X4 — MVWLWWLGAVVAAAAVSGGDVTYDGRSLIIGGQRKLIFSGSIHYPRSTPDMWASLISKAKSGGLDAIDTYVFWNLHEPQPGQYDFSGRRDLLRFIKEIQSQGLYACLRIGPFIEGEWSYGGLPFWLHDVPNIEFRTDNEPFKFYMQNFTTKIVNMMKSENLYASQGGPIIVSQIENEYQNVEKAFGDKGPSYVRWAAAMAVGLNTGVPWVMCKQDDAPDPVINSCNGMMCGETFVGPNSPNKPAMWTEDWTHFYDNYGNTTKVRPAQDIAYHVALFIVKMNGSYINYYMYHGGTNFGRNASAFMLTSYYDQAPLDEYGLIRQPKWGHLKEMHAAVKLCSQTLLYGTKTNFSLGSRQQAYVYNGGNGECAAFLVNTDAASDAEVRFQDQTYRLPRKSISILPDCKTVAFNTAKVSSQYSTRTMKPVVKLDSPERWQEFDEAIPSFSDTLLRSDSLLEQMNTTKDASDYLWYTASYQQSEELQSVITVDSRGHVLRAFVNEVFFGSRHGIYRNQSFTLETDAPFKSGVNNISLLSIMIGLPDSGPHMEGRASGLRNASIGDKDLTYYSWGYQVGLVGEKLQLYTEEGSSKAEWSKFNHSSQQLKWYKSNFDAPEGADPVALNLGSMGKGAAWINGESIGRYWISFPQPNGSPSQI, encoded by the exons atggTGTGGTTGTGGTGGCTCGGCGCGGTGGTGGCTGCGGCGGCGGTGAGTGGTGGCGATGTCACCTATGATGGAAGGTCGCTCATCATCGGCGGCCAGCGGAAGCTCATCTTCTCCGGTTCAATCCATTACCCAAGAAGCACCCCTGAT ATGTGGGCATCGTTAATTTCGAAAGCCAAAAGCGGCGGACTAGATGCCATTGACACTTATGTTTTTTGGAACCTTCATGAGCCCCAACCGGGACAG TATGATTTTAGTGGGAGACGTGATTTATTACGttttataaaagaaatacaATCTCAAGGTTTGTATGCTTGCCTTCGGATTGGGCCGTTTATCGAGGGTGAATGGTCTTATGG AGGTTTGCCGTTTTGGCTCCATGACGTACCCAATATTGAATTCCGAACCGATAACGAACCATTTAAG TTTTACATGCAAAATTTCACGACCAAAATAGTAAACATGATGAAATCGGAGAACTTATACGCCTCACAAGGGGGGCCCATCATAGTTTCCCAG atTGAAAACGAATATCAAAATGTGGAAAAAGCTTTCGGCGATAAAGGGCCGTCGTATGTCCGTTGGGCTGCGGCGATGGCCGTGGGCCTCAACACCGGTGTGCCGTGGGTCATGTGCAAGCAAGATGATGCTCCAGATCCAGTG ATTAATTCCTGCAATGGGATGATGTGTGGAGAGACATTTGTTGGACCAAATTCACCAAATAAGCCAGCAATGTGGACAGAAGACTGGACACATTT TTATGACAATTATGGCAATACCACCAAAGTGAGACCAGCTCAGGACATTGCATACCATGTTGCTCTATTCATAGTCAAGATGAATGGGAGCTACATAAACTATTACATG TATCACGGGGGCACCAATTTCGGAAGGAATGCATCCGCGTTTATGCTAACTAGTTACTACGATCAAGCTCCATTGGATGAATATG GTTTGATCAGGCAGCCAAAATGGGGTCATCTCAAGGAGATGCATGCAGCAGTTAAGCTGTGCTCACAAACACTACTTTATGGAACTAAAACTAATTTCTCTTTAGGTTCACGGCAACAg GCCTATGTCTACAATGGTGGAAATGGAGAATGTGCAGCATTTCTTGTGAACACAGATGCAGCAAGTGATGCAGAAGTCCGATTTCAAGATCAAACGTATAGACTTCCACGTAAGTCGATTAGCATCTTGCCCGACTGCAAAACTGTCGCGTTTAACACGGCCAAG GTGAGTAGCCAATATAGTACAAGAACAATGAAGCCAGTTGTGAAGTTGGACTCACCAGAGAGATGGCAAGAATTTGATGAAGCTATTCCATCGTTCAGCGACACCTTGCTCAGGTCGGATTCACTGCTCGAGCAGATGAACACCACCAAAGATGCATCTGATTATCTATGGTACACTGCCAG TTATCAGCAATCTGAGGAGTTGCAGTCTGTGATCACTGTAGATTCTCGTGGTCATGTATTGCGCGCATTTGTGAATGAAGTATTTTTTG GTTCAAGACATGGGATCTATAGAAATCAAAGCTTCACTTTAGAGACTGATGCCCCTTTCAAAAGTGGAGTAAACAACATCTCCTTGCTAAGCATTATGATTGGCCTACCG GATTCAGGGCCACATATGGAGGGTAGAGCTTCTGGATTGCGAAACGCGAGCATTGGAGATAAAGACTTAACTTATTATTCATGGGGATATCAG GTTGGATTAGTAGGAGAGAAGTTGCAGCTTTACACAGAAGAAGGATCAAGCAAAGCAGAATGGAGCAAATTTAACCACTCTTCTCAGCAACTTAAATGGTACAAG TCAAATTTTGACGCGCCTGAGGGGGCTGATCCTGTCGCGCTGAATCTGGGCTCGATGGGGAAAGGTGCAGCTTGGATCAACGGTGAAAGCATCGGGCGCTACTGGATCTCCTTTCCCCAACCTAACGGCTCGCCTTCACAAATATG a
- the LOC131011853 gene encoding beta-galactosidase 16-like isoform X1: protein MVWLWWLGAVVAAAAVSGGDVTYDGRSLIIGGQRKLIFSGSIHYPRSTPDMWASLISKAKSGGLDAIDTYVFWNLHEPQPGQYDFSGRRDLLRFIKEIQSQGLYACLRIGPFIEGEWSYGGLPFWLHDVPNIEFRTDNEPFKFYMQNFTTKIVNMMKSENLYASQGGPIIVSQIENEYQNVEKAFGDKGPSYVRWAAAMAVGLNTGVPWVMCKQDDAPDPVINSCNGMMCGETFVGPNSPNKPAMWTEDWTHFYDNYGNTTKVRPAQDIAYHVALFIVKMNGSYINYYMYHGGTNFGRNASAFMLTSYYDQAPLDEYGLIRQPKWGHLKEMHAAVKLCSQTLLYGTKTNFSLGSRQQAYVYNGGNGECAAFLVNTDAASDAEVRFQDQTYRLPRKSISILPDCKTVAFNTAKVSSQYSTRTMKPVVKLDSPERWQEFDEAIPSFSDTLLRSDSLLEQMNTTKDASDYLWYTASYQQSEELQSVITVDSRGHVLRAFVNEVFFGSRHGIYRNQSFTLETDAPFKSGVNNISLLSIMIGLPDSGPHMEGRASGLRNASIGDKDLTYYSWGYQVGLVGEKLQLYTEEGSSKAEWSKFNHSSQQLKWYKSNFDAPEGADPVALNLGSMGKGAAWINGESIGRYWISFPQPNGSPSQIWYHIPRSFLKPTNNLLILFEEEAANPLGVSVDTVSVTRVCGHVSDSSPPPVISYQMKRGRRPKVRLRCPKSKNISNILFASFGSPLGDCSSYAAGRCHSTSSFNVVERACLGRRMCSVPWSYRSFGGDPCPGVSKDLLIEAECQ from the exons atggTGTGGTTGTGGTGGCTCGGCGCGGTGGTGGCTGCGGCGGCGGTGAGTGGTGGCGATGTCACCTATGATGGAAGGTCGCTCATCATCGGCGGCCAGCGGAAGCTCATCTTCTCCGGTTCAATCCATTACCCAAGAAGCACCCCTGAT ATGTGGGCATCGTTAATTTCGAAAGCCAAAAGCGGCGGACTAGATGCCATTGACACTTATGTTTTTTGGAACCTTCATGAGCCCCAACCGGGACAG TATGATTTTAGTGGGAGACGTGATTTATTACGttttataaaagaaatacaATCTCAAGGTTTGTATGCTTGCCTTCGGATTGGGCCGTTTATCGAGGGTGAATGGTCTTATGG AGGTTTGCCGTTTTGGCTCCATGACGTACCCAATATTGAATTCCGAACCGATAACGAACCATTTAAG TTTTACATGCAAAATTTCACGACCAAAATAGTAAACATGATGAAATCGGAGAACTTATACGCCTCACAAGGGGGGCCCATCATAGTTTCCCAG atTGAAAACGAATATCAAAATGTGGAAAAAGCTTTCGGCGATAAAGGGCCGTCGTATGTCCGTTGGGCTGCGGCGATGGCCGTGGGCCTCAACACCGGTGTGCCGTGGGTCATGTGCAAGCAAGATGATGCTCCAGATCCAGTG ATTAATTCCTGCAATGGGATGATGTGTGGAGAGACATTTGTTGGACCAAATTCACCAAATAAGCCAGCAATGTGGACAGAAGACTGGACACATTT TTATGACAATTATGGCAATACCACCAAAGTGAGACCAGCTCAGGACATTGCATACCATGTTGCTCTATTCATAGTCAAGATGAATGGGAGCTACATAAACTATTACATG TATCACGGGGGCACCAATTTCGGAAGGAATGCATCCGCGTTTATGCTAACTAGTTACTACGATCAAGCTCCATTGGATGAATATG GTTTGATCAGGCAGCCAAAATGGGGTCATCTCAAGGAGATGCATGCAGCAGTTAAGCTGTGCTCACAAACACTACTTTATGGAACTAAAACTAATTTCTCTTTAGGTTCACGGCAACAg GCCTATGTCTACAATGGTGGAAATGGAGAATGTGCAGCATTTCTTGTGAACACAGATGCAGCAAGTGATGCAGAAGTCCGATTTCAAGATCAAACGTATAGACTTCCACGTAAGTCGATTAGCATCTTGCCCGACTGCAAAACTGTCGCGTTTAACACGGCCAAG GTGAGTAGCCAATATAGTACAAGAACAATGAAGCCAGTTGTGAAGTTGGACTCACCAGAGAGATGGCAAGAATTTGATGAAGCTATTCCATCGTTCAGCGACACCTTGCTCAGGTCGGATTCACTGCTCGAGCAGATGAACACCACCAAAGATGCATCTGATTATCTATGGTACACTGCCAG TTATCAGCAATCTGAGGAGTTGCAGTCTGTGATCACTGTAGATTCTCGTGGTCATGTATTGCGCGCATTTGTGAATGAAGTATTTTTTG GTTCAAGACATGGGATCTATAGAAATCAAAGCTTCACTTTAGAGACTGATGCCCCTTTCAAAAGTGGAGTAAACAACATCTCCTTGCTAAGCATTATGATTGGCCTACCG GATTCAGGGCCACATATGGAGGGTAGAGCTTCTGGATTGCGAAACGCGAGCATTGGAGATAAAGACTTAACTTATTATTCATGGGGATATCAG GTTGGATTAGTAGGAGAGAAGTTGCAGCTTTACACAGAAGAAGGATCAAGCAAAGCAGAATGGAGCAAATTTAACCACTCTTCTCAGCAACTTAAATGGTACAAG TCAAATTTTGACGCGCCTGAGGGGGCTGATCCTGTCGCGCTGAATCTGGGCTCGATGGGGAAAGGTGCAGCTTGGATCAACGGTGAAAGCATCGGGCGCTACTGGATCTCCTTTCCCCAACCTAACGGCTCGCCTTCACAAATATG GTACCATATACCAAGATCCTTCCTGAAACCTACAAATAACCTCCTAATACtatttgaagaagaagctgcTAATCCCTTAGGCGTATCAGTAGACACTGTCTCAGTAACAAGAGTGTGTGGGCACGTCTCAGATTCCAGTCCACCTCCAGTGATTTCGTATCAGATGAAACGGGGGAGAAGACCTAAAGTCCGGCTCCGTTGCCCTAAAAGCAAAAACATCTCAAACATCTTGTTTGCAAGCTTTGGAAGCCCTTTAGGTGATTGCAGCAGTTATGCTGCTGGGAGATGCCATTCAACCAGCTCTTTCAACGTCGTGGAGAGA GCTTGTTTAGGGAGGAGGATGTGCTCGGTTCCTTGGTCGTACAGAAGCTTTGGAGGTGATCCATGCCCCGGAGTTTCAAAAGATCTGTTGATCGAGGCCGAATGCCAGTGA
- the LOC131011853 gene encoding beta-galactosidase 16-like isoform X2 gives MVWLWWLGAVVAAAAVSGGDVTYDGRSLIIGGQRKLIFSGSIHYPRSTPDMWASLISKAKSGGLDAIDTYVFWNLHEPQPGQFYMQNFTTKIVNMMKSENLYASQGGPIIVSQIENEYQNVEKAFGDKGPSYVRWAAAMAVGLNTGVPWVMCKQDDAPDPVINSCNGMMCGETFVGPNSPNKPAMWTEDWTHFYDNYGNTTKVRPAQDIAYHVALFIVKMNGSYINYYMYHGGTNFGRNASAFMLTSYYDQAPLDEYGLIRQPKWGHLKEMHAAVKLCSQTLLYGTKTNFSLGSRQQAYVYNGGNGECAAFLVNTDAASDAEVRFQDQTYRLPRKSISILPDCKTVAFNTAKVSSQYSTRTMKPVVKLDSPERWQEFDEAIPSFSDTLLRSDSLLEQMNTTKDASDYLWYTASYQQSEELQSVITVDSRGHVLRAFVNEVFFGSRHGIYRNQSFTLETDAPFKSGVNNISLLSIMIGLPDSGPHMEGRASGLRNASIGDKDLTYYSWGYQVGLVGEKLQLYTEEGSSKAEWSKFNHSSQQLKWYKSNFDAPEGADPVALNLGSMGKGAAWINGESIGRYWISFPQPNGSPSQIWYHIPRSFLKPTNNLLILFEEEAANPLGVSVDTVSVTRVCGHVSDSSPPPVISYQMKRGRRPKVRLRCPKSKNISNILFASFGSPLGDCSSYAAGRCHSTSSFNVVERACLGRRMCSVPWSYRSFGGDPCPGVSKDLLIEAECQ, from the exons atggTGTGGTTGTGGTGGCTCGGCGCGGTGGTGGCTGCGGCGGCGGTGAGTGGTGGCGATGTCACCTATGATGGAAGGTCGCTCATCATCGGCGGCCAGCGGAAGCTCATCTTCTCCGGTTCAATCCATTACCCAAGAAGCACCCCTGAT ATGTGGGCATCGTTAATTTCGAAAGCCAAAAGCGGCGGACTAGATGCCATTGACACTTATGTTTTTTGGAACCTTCATGAGCCCCAACCGGGACAG TTTTACATGCAAAATTTCACGACCAAAATAGTAAACATGATGAAATCGGAGAACTTATACGCCTCACAAGGGGGGCCCATCATAGTTTCCCAG atTGAAAACGAATATCAAAATGTGGAAAAAGCTTTCGGCGATAAAGGGCCGTCGTATGTCCGTTGGGCTGCGGCGATGGCCGTGGGCCTCAACACCGGTGTGCCGTGGGTCATGTGCAAGCAAGATGATGCTCCAGATCCAGTG ATTAATTCCTGCAATGGGATGATGTGTGGAGAGACATTTGTTGGACCAAATTCACCAAATAAGCCAGCAATGTGGACAGAAGACTGGACACATTT TTATGACAATTATGGCAATACCACCAAAGTGAGACCAGCTCAGGACATTGCATACCATGTTGCTCTATTCATAGTCAAGATGAATGGGAGCTACATAAACTATTACATG TATCACGGGGGCACCAATTTCGGAAGGAATGCATCCGCGTTTATGCTAACTAGTTACTACGATCAAGCTCCATTGGATGAATATG GTTTGATCAGGCAGCCAAAATGGGGTCATCTCAAGGAGATGCATGCAGCAGTTAAGCTGTGCTCACAAACACTACTTTATGGAACTAAAACTAATTTCTCTTTAGGTTCACGGCAACAg GCCTATGTCTACAATGGTGGAAATGGAGAATGTGCAGCATTTCTTGTGAACACAGATGCAGCAAGTGATGCAGAAGTCCGATTTCAAGATCAAACGTATAGACTTCCACGTAAGTCGATTAGCATCTTGCCCGACTGCAAAACTGTCGCGTTTAACACGGCCAAG GTGAGTAGCCAATATAGTACAAGAACAATGAAGCCAGTTGTGAAGTTGGACTCACCAGAGAGATGGCAAGAATTTGATGAAGCTATTCCATCGTTCAGCGACACCTTGCTCAGGTCGGATTCACTGCTCGAGCAGATGAACACCACCAAAGATGCATCTGATTATCTATGGTACACTGCCAG TTATCAGCAATCTGAGGAGTTGCAGTCTGTGATCACTGTAGATTCTCGTGGTCATGTATTGCGCGCATTTGTGAATGAAGTATTTTTTG GTTCAAGACATGGGATCTATAGAAATCAAAGCTTCACTTTAGAGACTGATGCCCCTTTCAAAAGTGGAGTAAACAACATCTCCTTGCTAAGCATTATGATTGGCCTACCG GATTCAGGGCCACATATGGAGGGTAGAGCTTCTGGATTGCGAAACGCGAGCATTGGAGATAAAGACTTAACTTATTATTCATGGGGATATCAG GTTGGATTAGTAGGAGAGAAGTTGCAGCTTTACACAGAAGAAGGATCAAGCAAAGCAGAATGGAGCAAATTTAACCACTCTTCTCAGCAACTTAAATGGTACAAG TCAAATTTTGACGCGCCTGAGGGGGCTGATCCTGTCGCGCTGAATCTGGGCTCGATGGGGAAAGGTGCAGCTTGGATCAACGGTGAAAGCATCGGGCGCTACTGGATCTCCTTTCCCCAACCTAACGGCTCGCCTTCACAAATATG GTACCATATACCAAGATCCTTCCTGAAACCTACAAATAACCTCCTAATACtatttgaagaagaagctgcTAATCCCTTAGGCGTATCAGTAGACACTGTCTCAGTAACAAGAGTGTGTGGGCACGTCTCAGATTCCAGTCCACCTCCAGTGATTTCGTATCAGATGAAACGGGGGAGAAGACCTAAAGTCCGGCTCCGTTGCCCTAAAAGCAAAAACATCTCAAACATCTTGTTTGCAAGCTTTGGAAGCCCTTTAGGTGATTGCAGCAGTTATGCTGCTGGGAGATGCCATTCAACCAGCTCTTTCAACGTCGTGGAGAGA GCTTGTTTAGGGAGGAGGATGTGCTCGGTTCCTTGGTCGTACAGAAGCTTTGGAGGTGATCCATGCCCCGGAGTTTCAAAAGATCTGTTGATCGAGGCCGAATGCCAGTGA